A window of Hymenobacter aerilatus contains these coding sequences:
- a CDS encoding ribonucleoside-diphosphate reductase small subunit, with protein MEPLLTENPNRFVLFPIQHNDMWQMYKQAEASFWTAEEIDLGQDQKDWDSLNDGERHFISHVLAFFAASDGIVNENLAVNFMQEVQSAEARCFYGFQVMMENIHSETYSLLIDTYVKNPQEKDRLFNALETVPCVKKKGEWAIKWINSENFTERLIAFAAVEGIFFSGSFCSIFWLKKRGLMPGLTFSNELISRDEGLHCDFACLLYRDHLQNKLPEARVQEIIRDAVTIEQEFVTDALPVNLIGMNAQSMSQYIEFVADRLLVALGCGKIYNATNPFDFMEMISLQGKTNFFEKRVAEYQKAGVMADRQDNVFSLDEDF; from the coding sequence ATGGAACCCTTACTGACCGAAAATCCCAACCGTTTCGTGTTGTTTCCCATCCAGCACAACGATATGTGGCAGATGTACAAGCAGGCCGAGGCCTCGTTCTGGACGGCCGAGGAAATTGACCTAGGCCAGGACCAAAAGGACTGGGATAGTTTGAACGACGGCGAGCGGCACTTCATCTCGCACGTGCTGGCCTTCTTCGCTGCTTCCGACGGTATCGTAAACGAAAACCTAGCTGTCAACTTCATGCAGGAAGTGCAGTCGGCTGAGGCCCGCTGCTTCTACGGTTTCCAGGTGATGATGGAAAACATCCATTCGGAAACCTACTCTCTGCTGATTGACACCTACGTGAAAAACCCGCAGGAAAAAGACCGCCTCTTCAACGCGCTGGAAACTGTACCCTGCGTGAAGAAGAAAGGCGAGTGGGCTATCAAGTGGATCAATTCTGAGAATTTCACGGAGCGCCTGATTGCATTTGCCGCCGTAGAAGGCATTTTCTTCTCGGGCTCGTTCTGCTCTATTTTCTGGCTGAAAAAGCGCGGTCTGATGCCCGGTCTTACGTTCTCTAACGAGCTGATTTCCAGAGACGAGGGCCTACACTGTGACTTTGCCTGCTTGCTCTACCGCGACCATTTGCAGAACAAGCTACCCGAGGCTCGCGTGCAGGAAATCATCCGCGACGCGGTGACCATTGAGCAGGAGTTTGTGACCGACGCCCTACCTGTAAACCTGATTGGCATGAACGCACAGAGCATGTCGCAGTACATCGAGTTTGTGGCCGACCGCCTGCTGGTAGCTCTGGGCTGCGGCAAGATTTACAACGCCACCAACCCCTTCGATTTCATGGAGATGATTTCGTTGCAGGGCAAAACCAACTTCTTCGAGAAGCGCGTGGCCGAGTACCAGAAAGCCGGTGTAATGGCCGACCGTCAGGACAACGTTTTCTCGCTGGACGAGGATTTTTAA
- the rplU gene encoding 50S ribosomal protein L21 — protein MYAIVDIAGKQTKVEADKFVYTHKLAGNVGDSVELGNALLTDDNGTISIGAPTLDVKVTGTILAHVKSDKVLVFKKKRRKGHRKLNGHRQDYTKVQINSIG, from the coding sequence ATGTACGCAATCGTCGATATAGCTGGCAAGCAGACCAAGGTCGAAGCCGACAAGTTCGTTTACACCCACAAGCTGGCTGGCAACGTCGGCGATTCGGTAGAGCTGGGCAATGCCCTGCTGACCGATGACAACGGCACCATTTCCATCGGTGCGCCTACCCTGGATGTGAAAGTGACCGGTACCATCCTGGCGCACGTGAAGAGCGACAAAGTGCTGGTGTTTAAGAAGAAACGCCGCAAAGGCCACCGCAAACTGAACGGTCACCGTCAGGACTACACCAAAGTACAAATCAACAGCATCGGCTAG
- a CDS encoding pentapeptide repeat-containing protein, with amino-acid sequence MKKSPASKSPTVYLPENTFARWTADQLRTDTEWEQCLFVDCNFAEADLRHKRFIDCRFERCNFTLATLNGVGLQGVAFAECKLTGVQFATCQDMLFRVDFEQCQLHYASFAGKKMRGTSFRHCSCTEADFTQADLSNAAFAHTALSRTVFHHTQLNGADFTTATDFIIDPEHNPLRGARFTVAGLVGLVAKYDLVIE; translated from the coding sequence ATGAAGAAATCCCCAGCCTCTAAGAGCCCTACCGTTTACCTACCCGAAAATACCTTTGCGCGTTGGACAGCAGATCAGCTCCGGACAGATACCGAGTGGGAGCAGTGTTTATTTGTCGACTGTAATTTTGCGGAGGCAGATTTGCGCCACAAGCGCTTCATCGATTGTCGCTTCGAGCGGTGCAACTTCACGCTGGCTACCCTCAACGGTGTGGGTCTGCAGGGGGTAGCGTTTGCGGAGTGTAAGCTTACAGGCGTACAATTTGCCACCTGCCAAGATATGCTATTCAGAGTCGATTTTGAGCAATGCCAGCTGCACTACGCCAGCTTTGCCGGCAAGAAGATGCGAGGCACCTCCTTCCGCCACTGCTCCTGCACCGAAGCCGACTTCACCCAGGCCGACCTCAGCAACGCTGCTTTTGCGCACACTGCCCTCAGTCGGACCGTCTTTCACCACACACAGCTCAACGGTGCCGATTTCACGACTGCCACCGACTTCATTATCGACCCAGAGCACAACCCGTTGCGCGGGGCCCGCTTCACGGTGGCGGGGCTAGTGGGGCTGGTTGCTAAGTATGACTTGGTGATAGAGTAA
- a CDS encoding transglutaminase-like domain-containing protein: MKIRERGPRRPARVATLVAALGLFSQSLVHAQSSSPALRTRTVTVEYTATLHDLPPTTHYLDLWLPVPHNDKSQEITGVSVTSPYRYEIATGPYNNQMVHLRVAQPPAEGFTVKLQFQAVRREHLNPFLSAGRKPTKAEANDPDMARWLQPDRLVPIDAKIKTWATEVVTKAGAKTDLEKARAIYNHVVSTVQYDKTGQGWGRGDIYYACDARRGNCTDFHAIFIGYCRALGIPARFSIGFPLPAERGSGQVQGYHCWAEFYTKQTGWVPVDASEAAKNPARRQYFFGAHDENRVEFTRGRDLTLTPPQQGDPLNYFIYPYAEVDGQPFDKIDRKFTYQDKTQVP; encoded by the coding sequence GTGAAAATTCGAGAACGGGGACCGCGCCGGCCGGCGCGGGTGGCTACCCTAGTAGCCGCTCTAGGGCTTTTCAGCCAATCTTTGGTGCATGCGCAGTCGTCTTCGCCGGCGCTCCGCACCCGCACAGTAACCGTGGAATATACCGCTACGCTCCACGACTTACCTCCTACCACCCACTACCTCGACCTGTGGCTCCCTGTACCACACAACGATAAGTCGCAGGAGATTACCGGGGTAAGCGTTACTTCGCCATATCGCTACGAAATAGCTACTGGGCCCTACAACAACCAGATGGTGCACCTGCGCGTGGCGCAGCCACCGGCTGAGGGGTTCACAGTGAAACTGCAATTTCAAGCAGTACGCCGCGAGCATTTGAATCCGTTTTTGAGCGCCGGTCGCAAGCCTACCAAGGCCGAGGCCAACGACCCCGATATGGCCCGCTGGCTCCAACCCGACCGCCTCGTGCCCATTGATGCGAAGATCAAGACCTGGGCAACAGAAGTAGTAACTAAGGCCGGGGCCAAAACCGACCTCGAAAAAGCCCGCGCCATCTACAACCACGTCGTTAGCACGGTACAGTACGACAAAACTGGCCAGGGCTGGGGCCGTGGCGACATCTACTACGCCTGCGATGCCCGGCGCGGCAACTGCACCGACTTTCACGCCATTTTTATCGGCTATTGCCGGGCACTAGGTATTCCGGCGCGCTTCAGCATCGGGTTTCCCCTACCCGCCGAACGGGGCAGCGGCCAGGTGCAGGGCTACCACTGCTGGGCCGAATTCTACACCAAGCAAACCGGCTGGGTGCCCGTCGATGCTTCTGAGGCGGCCAAAAATCCGGCCCGCCGCCAGTACTTTTTCGGCGCCCACGATGAAAACCGCGTGGAATTCACCCGCGGCCGCGACCTGACTCTAACGCCTCCGCAACAGGGCGACCCGCTCAACTACTTCATCTACCCCTACGCCGAAGTAGACGGCCAGCCGTTCGATAAAATCGACCGAAAGTTCACCTATCAGGATAAGACGCAAGTGCCGTAG
- a CDS encoding BamA/TamA family outer membrane protein — protein sequence MSARVLVFCLLGWLLSSWPSTAWAQMTPTPPNQPGLQTPPLPPKATRPDTTAQRRMPRKIPRFVRLRTADAADQAVLRRYRYRTTAPDSLAALRTVREVVQALQAGAYLTASADGLHWSRDTLVADVYVGEQFRWARLRNGNLGDALLTRAGYRERFFTGRPFMPGEWSRLQEHILDEAENQGYPFATVRLDSVELRGNEVEGRVVLDRGPVIVFDSLEVIGATKTRRNFLIKYLQLFPNQPYSQQRVDAAAQLLRQLPYLQVKAEPEVRFARGRARVYLLLADRSANQFDAIVGVLPNPNPTATQNRVQLTGDVTINLRNIKGGGKQLGLQWRKVDAASQQLDAQYVHPNFFGTPLEVAGTFNLYRQNDAFLTIRPRLQVTYPTPRAGRLTVFTELRSSRLLDTLLDRRTTLPENIDSEYTNYGLSYTWNSLDDLLFPRRGVLLAAQGNVGNKRISRNPELNEELYAGLALRSTQVGLSGRAERYYRVGQQGVLLTRVHGEALFNQRLFLNDLFRVGGLATLRGFNEFNFYASQYAVGTAEFRQFTGNEAYVFLFVDQAYIRRDLINDFRQDAPTGLGAGLSFRTGAGLFQFVYSVGRTRGQSFSLNASKIHFGITSRF from the coding sequence ATGTCCGCCCGTGTCCTCGTGTTCTGTCTATTAGGGTGGCTGCTGAGCAGCTGGCCAAGCACGGCATGGGCGCAGATGACGCCTACCCCACCCAACCAGCCGGGGTTGCAAACGCCACCGTTACCTCCTAAAGCCACCCGCCCCGATACGACGGCCCAGCGTCGGATGCCGCGCAAAATTCCCCGGTTTGTGCGCCTGCGCACCGCCGATGCCGCCGACCAAGCTGTGCTGCGCCGCTACCGCTACCGTACCACGGCTCCCGATTCGCTCGCGGCCCTGCGCACGGTGCGCGAGGTGGTACAAGCCCTGCAAGCCGGTGCCTACCTCACGGCCTCGGCTGATGGGCTGCACTGGTCGCGCGACACGCTGGTGGCCGACGTGTATGTGGGCGAGCAGTTTCGGTGGGCGCGCCTGCGCAACGGCAACCTCGGCGACGCCCTGCTTACCCGCGCTGGCTACCGGGAGCGGTTTTTCACGGGGCGCCCCTTTATGCCTGGTGAGTGGAGCCGCCTACAGGAGCATATCCTGGATGAAGCCGAAAACCAAGGCTACCCTTTCGCCACCGTGCGCCTCGACTCGGTGGAGCTGCGCGGCAACGAAGTAGAGGGACGAGTGGTGCTGGACCGCGGCCCGGTCATTGTCTTCGATTCGCTGGAAGTGATTGGGGCCACCAAAACGCGGCGTAATTTCCTGATTAAGTACCTGCAACTCTTCCCTAACCAACCCTATAGTCAGCAGCGGGTAGACGCCGCCGCCCAGCTATTGCGCCAGCTGCCCTACCTGCAAGTGAAGGCCGAGCCCGAGGTGCGCTTTGCCAGGGGTAGGGCGCGGGTGTACCTGCTGCTCGCCGACCGCTCAGCCAACCAGTTCGATGCCATTGTGGGGGTGCTTCCTAATCCCAACCCCACCGCTACCCAAAATCGCGTGCAGCTTACCGGTGATGTCACCATCAACCTGCGCAACATCAAGGGGGGCGGCAAGCAACTGGGGTTGCAGTGGCGCAAGGTAGATGCGGCCTCCCAACAGCTCGATGCGCAGTATGTGCACCCCAACTTCTTCGGCACGCCGCTGGAAGTAGCTGGTACCTTTAATCTGTATCGGCAAAACGATGCGTTCTTGACCATCCGGCCGCGCCTTCAAGTTACCTACCCCACGCCGCGGGCCGGGCGTCTCACGGTCTTCACCGAGTTGCGCAGCTCCCGCCTGCTCGATACGCTGCTGGACCGGCGCACCACCCTCCCCGAAAATATCGACTCCGAATATACCAACTACGGCCTCAGCTACACCTGGAATTCTTTAGATGACCTGTTATTTCCGCGCCGGGGCGTACTGTTGGCAGCGCAAGGCAACGTGGGCAACAAACGCATCAGCCGCAACCCCGAGCTGAACGAGGAGCTATACGCGGGGCTGGCCCTGCGCTCCACGCAGGTGGGCCTGAGCGGACGCGCCGAGCGCTACTACCGGGTAGGCCAGCAAGGCGTACTGCTCACGCGCGTGCATGGCGAAGCGTTGTTCAACCAGCGCCTGTTCCTGAACGACCTGTTTCGGGTAGGCGGTTTGGCTACCCTACGGGGCTTCAACGAGTTCAACTTCTACGCCAGCCAGTATGCCGTGGGCACCGCTGAGTTCCGGCAGTTCACGGGTAACGAGGCCTACGTGTTTCTGTTCGTGGACCAGGCCTATATCCGACGTGACCTTATCAATGATTTCCGGCAGGACGCGCCCACGGGGCTAGGCGCTGGCTTGAGCTTCCGCACCGGCGCCGGGCTGTTTCAGTTTGTGTATTCAGTGGGCCGCACCCGCGGCCAATCTTTTTCTCTGAACGCCTCTAAGATTCATTTCGGCATCACGAGCCGGTTTTGA
- the hemW gene encoding radical SAM family heme chaperone HemW, with protein MSGLYLHIPFCKQACHYCDFHFSTSMVLKSRFVEALTQEIQLRASYLGPAPTLTTIYFGGGTPSLLTAAELDTIFLAIHQQFTVAPDAEITLEANPDDLTPAKLRELAASPINRLSIGLQSFHEPHLRLMNRAHSAQESGQAVRAAQDAGFENISVDLIYGVPAPTHALWEQDMAAAFALGVPHLSCYALTIEPGTVFGHRLKKGTMQAPPDEFVARQFELLLTEMARHGYQQYEISNFCQPGRESRHNSAYWRGVPYLGLGPSAHSFDGHTRQYTVANNARYVAAVLEQGEVPTTVEHLSAQDRANEYLMTSLRTARGCDLAHLRDTLGVDLPAQHGPYLRQLQADGWATLHHNVLTLTDQGKLLADHITLALFQ; from the coding sequence ATGTCTGGCCTTTACCTTCATATTCCTTTCTGCAAACAGGCCTGTCATTACTGCGACTTCCATTTTAGCACCTCCATGGTGCTGAAAAGTCGTTTTGTGGAAGCCCTAACGCAGGAAATACAACTGCGCGCCTCCTACCTTGGCCCGGCTCCTACCCTCACTACCATCTATTTCGGCGGAGGTACACCCTCGTTGCTGACAGCCGCCGAGTTGGACACGATTTTCTTGGCCATCCATCAGCAATTCACGGTAGCGCCCGACGCAGAAATCACGTTGGAGGCTAATCCCGATGACCTTACGCCGGCTAAGCTGCGGGAGCTGGCGGCCTCGCCCATCAACCGCCTCAGCATCGGGTTGCAGAGTTTTCACGAGCCGCACCTGCGCCTGATGAACCGCGCCCACTCGGCACAGGAATCCGGCCAGGCCGTGCGGGCAGCACAGGACGCAGGTTTTGAGAATATTTCGGTGGATCTGATTTATGGTGTGCCCGCTCCTACCCATGCGCTGTGGGAGCAGGACATGGCCGCGGCCTTCGCGCTGGGCGTACCGCATTTGTCGTGCTACGCGCTTACCATCGAACCGGGCACCGTGTTCGGGCATCGCCTGAAAAAAGGCACGATGCAGGCTCCACCTGATGAGTTTGTGGCCCGGCAATTTGAGTTGCTACTCACGGAAATGGCGCGGCACGGGTATCAACAGTACGAAATCAGCAACTTCTGCCAGCCCGGCCGCGAGTCGCGCCACAACTCGGCCTATTGGCGCGGCGTGCCCTACCTGGGGCTGGGACCGAGCGCGCACTCCTTTGATGGCCACACCCGCCAATACACCGTAGCCAACAATGCCCGCTACGTGGCGGCGGTGCTGGAGCAAGGCGAGGTGCCTACTACTGTAGAACACCTTTCGGCCCAAGACCGCGCCAACGAGTACCTGATGACCAGCCTGCGCACCGCCCGCGGCTGCGACCTTGCCCATCTGCGCGACACGCTCGGGGTAGACCTGCCGGCCCAGCACGGCCCCTACCTCCGGCAGTTGCAAGCCGACGGCTGGGCTACGCTGCACCACAACGTGCTCACGCTCACAGACCAGGGCAAGCTGCTAGCCGATCATATCACGCTGGCCCTGTTTCAGTAG
- a CDS encoding DUF5686 family protein → MFLRQPRAYFLVGLLLILSTLSAVGQQVRFAGRITEAKSGKAVPFASVFVPGSSQGTTADENGRFTLTVAQPVDSLGASALGFTPLKKAVGTQPTQTINFALGGGGGFTLGEVTIRPPGEVENPAYRILRLVQAHKNENNKRSLKTYDFDSYNRLQVFLANMPRDPEEGSLFQQIQDVADSLGALGDTTNGRVALPIFASEAISRFYVQSQPRLTREEIRHTQMHGLAPREGSVLSQIMGTSFQDWDFYRNWQQLLGKDFISPIADGWKFTYEYELQDSVFLGSDYCYRIAVEPRRPADLAFTGLIWINAETYALRRVDLKVSSSVNLNFADNIVVQQDMVASSAGPGLPRRTHVELGVKPLKKSPAFRAEFTTINSDFVVNQDRPAEFYNLPIETLASAYETPPGFWEANRPDTLTAREQGTFATLDSVQRLPEVRTVLDIMDIAVNGYYRAGKLDLGPVLSTYAFNSIEGHRFQFGFRTTPAISRNWLLRAYLAYGTRDGRVKYGVQGSRILDRRTWTVATVERRHDIEQIALLDNAYALENPLFEASARLGNIRSSRPLLRELSSLSLQSDLFRGFTQKVTLRHQQFRPLYPFAYYTDVPAPGAPTDDNFTLSEIVVESRYARDQVLVQSQNQNRRYAIGLMRWPVVTLRYTVGLNNVLGSDFKYQKLNLLVTQSVKLGQLGRTDYILDAGYVPSTVPYPLLKNHLGNQTPFYNSGAYNLMRYFEFVSDKYVALQLENHLDGFLINSVPLLRKLNWRLLVTGNVLYGGISEANRAINPTENQVGEPLPTFQALGRAPYAELGYGVENIFKVVRVDFIHRLTYRNSPGARNFGAKVSFQFRL, encoded by the coding sequence ATGTTTTTGCGGCAGCCGCGTGCGTATTTTCTGGTAGGGCTGCTGCTGATTCTGAGCACATTATCGGCGGTGGGGCAGCAAGTGCGCTTTGCCGGCCGCATTACGGAAGCCAAATCGGGCAAGGCGGTACCCTTCGCTTCCGTGTTTGTGCCGGGCTCCAGCCAGGGCACTACGGCCGATGAAAACGGCCGTTTCACGCTCACCGTGGCACAACCCGTCGATTCGCTGGGTGCTTCGGCGCTGGGCTTCACTCCGCTCAAGAAAGCCGTAGGTACTCAGCCTACGCAAACCATCAACTTTGCCTTAGGTGGCGGAGGCGGTTTCACGCTAGGTGAGGTAACCATACGCCCGCCCGGCGAGGTCGAGAACCCGGCCTACCGGATTTTGCGGCTGGTGCAGGCACACAAAAACGAGAACAACAAGCGCAGCCTCAAAACCTACGATTTCGACAGCTACAACCGCCTCCAAGTGTTTCTGGCTAATATGCCCCGCGACCCGGAGGAGGGTAGCCTGTTTCAACAGATTCAGGACGTGGCCGATAGCCTAGGTGCGTTGGGCGACACGACCAATGGGCGAGTAGCCCTACCTATTTTCGCCTCCGAGGCCATTTCGCGCTTCTACGTGCAGTCGCAACCGCGCCTGACCCGCGAGGAAATCCGCCATACGCAGATGCATGGTCTGGCCCCGCGCGAGGGCTCGGTGCTGTCGCAGATTATGGGCACCTCGTTTCAGGACTGGGATTTTTACCGCAACTGGCAGCAACTGCTGGGCAAAGATTTCATTTCGCCCATAGCCGACGGCTGGAAATTCACCTACGAATACGAGCTGCAAGACTCGGTATTCCTGGGTTCCGATTACTGCTACCGTATTGCCGTAGAGCCACGCCGTCCGGCAGACTTGGCCTTTACGGGACTGATCTGGATTAATGCCGAAACCTACGCACTGCGCCGAGTTGATTTGAAGGTGAGCTCCTCCGTGAACCTCAACTTTGCCGATAACATTGTGGTGCAGCAGGACATGGTGGCCTCCTCGGCCGGGCCGGGCCTACCGCGCCGTACGCACGTGGAGCTGGGCGTGAAGCCGCTCAAGAAAAGTCCGGCTTTTCGGGCCGAGTTCACTACCATTAACTCCGATTTTGTGGTGAACCAAGACCGCCCGGCCGAGTTCTACAACCTCCCCATCGAGACGCTAGCCAGCGCCTACGAAACTCCGCCCGGCTTTTGGGAGGCCAACCGCCCCGATACCCTCACGGCCCGTGAGCAAGGCACCTTTGCTACCCTCGACTCGGTGCAGCGCCTACCTGAAGTGCGCACCGTGCTCGATATCATGGACATTGCCGTGAACGGCTACTACCGGGCGGGCAAGTTGGACCTGGGGCCCGTGCTGAGCACCTATGCCTTTAATAGTATTGAGGGGCACCGTTTTCAGTTCGGCTTTCGGACTACCCCCGCTATCAGCCGCAATTGGTTGCTGCGCGCCTACCTGGCCTACGGTACCCGCGACGGTCGTGTGAAGTACGGCGTACAGGGGAGCCGCATTCTGGACCGCCGCACCTGGACGGTAGCCACCGTAGAGCGCCGGCACGATATTGAGCAAATAGCCCTACTCGACAACGCGTACGCGCTGGAAAACCCGTTGTTTGAGGCCTCGGCCCGTCTGGGCAACATTCGCAGCAGTCGGCCACTGCTGCGCGAACTGAGCAGCCTGTCGCTGCAAAGCGATCTGTTCCGGGGCTTCACGCAGAAGGTGACGCTGCGCCACCAGCAGTTTCGGCCGCTCTACCCTTTTGCCTACTACACCGATGTACCCGCCCCCGGCGCTCCTACCGACGATAATTTTACGCTATCAGAAATTGTGGTGGAGTCGCGCTACGCCCGCGACCAGGTACTGGTGCAGAGCCAGAACCAAAACCGCCGTTATGCCATTGGGCTGATGCGCTGGCCGGTAGTTACACTCCGCTACACGGTGGGGCTCAACAACGTACTGGGCAGCGATTTTAAGTACCAAAAGCTGAACCTGCTGGTAACGCAGAGCGTGAAGCTCGGTCAGCTTGGCCGCACCGACTATATTTTGGATGCGGGTTATGTTCCGAGCACGGTGCCCTACCCCCTGCTCAAGAACCACCTCGGCAACCAAACGCCGTTTTATAACTCCGGCGCTTATAACCTGATGCGCTATTTTGAGTTTGTGAGCGACAAATATGTGGCGCTTCAGCTCGAAAACCATCTGGATGGTTTTCTCATCAACAGCGTGCCGCTGCTGCGCAAGCTAAACTGGCGCCTGTTGGTAACTGGCAATGTGCTGTATGGCGGCATCAGCGAGGCCAACCGCGCTATCAACCCCACCGAAAATCAAGTAGGCGAGCCGCTGCCTACCTTCCAGGCCCTGGGACGCGCGCCTTACGCCGAGCTAGGCTATGGTGTAGAGAATATCTTCAAGGTAGTACGAGTCGATTTTATTCACCGCCTCACCTACCGCAACTCCCCCGGCGCCCGCAACTTCGGCGCGAAAGTCAGCTTTCAGTTCCGGCTGTGA
- a CDS encoding cyclase family protein, with translation MLATYPYRGRMYSFDPSAPLDISLPLAPGPEQVSCFWAEPVEVETIRVGDFVGSVAEGGSTNYKRVHLTPHGNGTHTECYGHISAEPGALLSHCLRRFLFVARLVSVQPRPLPNGDQVVLLADLQRELEKGPDAAIVPEALVLRTLPNHRAKRTRHYSGTNPPYLEPALAYYLADHHIDHLLLDLPSVDREEDGGQLLAHHAFWQYPHATRQSATITELIFVPDAIEDGLYLLNLQITSLALDASPSKPVLYALLK, from the coding sequence ATGCTCGCTACCTATCCCTACCGCGGCCGCATGTACTCCTTCGACCCCAGCGCGCCGTTGGATATTTCCCTACCCCTGGCGCCCGGCCCGGAGCAGGTAAGCTGCTTTTGGGCTGAGCCGGTAGAAGTGGAAACTATTCGGGTGGGGGATTTTGTGGGAAGCGTAGCCGAAGGTGGTAGTACCAACTACAAGCGTGTGCACCTTACACCCCACGGCAACGGCACGCATACGGAGTGCTACGGCCACATCTCAGCCGAGCCAGGCGCGCTGCTCAGCCATTGCCTGCGGCGCTTTCTGTTTGTGGCGCGGCTGGTGTCGGTGCAGCCCCGCCCCCTACCCAACGGCGACCAGGTGGTACTGCTAGCCGACTTGCAGCGCGAACTGGAAAAGGGCCCTGATGCGGCCATTGTGCCCGAGGCTTTGGTGCTGCGCACGCTCCCCAACCACCGCGCCAAGCGCACCCGGCATTACTCTGGCACCAACCCGCCCTACCTGGAGCCCGCTCTGGCATACTATCTAGCCGACCACCACATCGACCACCTGCTGCTGGACCTACCTAGTGTAGACCGTGAAGAAGATGGCGGCCAACTGCTGGCGCACCATGCTTTCTGGCAATATCCGCACGCCACCCGCCAAAGTGCCACCATCACGGAGCTGATCTTTGTACCCGATGCAATAGAAGATGGTCTATACCTACTCAATCTGCAAATCACCAGTCTAGCGCTAGATGCCAGCCCCAGCAAGCCGGTTCTATATGCCTTGCTGAAGTAG
- a CDS encoding alpha/beta fold hydrolase, which produces MKVYLFPGLGADERIFRHLQPLLHTETQVLPWLTPEPRESLPHYVARMAERVVSNEPCLLVGVSFGGVVALEMCRLRPMARAVLISSIPDADCLPPLLRIIRNTGIYKLVPPQLLKLLPRVGQWYFGINNREEYHLFREILRDMEPVYTRWAIDRLLHWDSTDIGRGVQILGTRDRVFPPGPSPVDYLIPGGGHFMVLTHAREISVILNGMLKSKGHLL; this is translated from the coding sequence ATGAAGGTATACCTGTTTCCGGGGCTGGGCGCCGATGAGCGTATTTTCCGTCACTTGCAGCCACTCCTGCACACCGAAACTCAGGTGCTGCCGTGGCTTACGCCCGAGCCGCGCGAATCCCTACCCCACTACGTAGCCCGCATGGCCGAGCGCGTAGTGTCCAACGAGCCCTGCTTGCTGGTAGGCGTATCCTTCGGAGGTGTCGTAGCGCTAGAAATGTGTCGGCTACGGCCTATGGCGCGGGCTGTGCTCATCAGCAGCATCCCGGATGCCGATTGCCTGCCGCCTCTTCTGCGCATAATTCGCAATACGGGTATCTACAAGTTGGTACCACCACAGTTGCTCAAGCTGTTGCCCCGCGTGGGTCAATGGTATTTTGGTATCAACAATAGAGAGGAGTATCACCTGTTCCGTGAGATTCTGCGCGACATGGAGCCGGTGTATACCCGCTGGGCCATCGACCGACTCTTGCACTGGGACAGCACCGATATAGGCCGGGGCGTGCAAATATTAGGCACCCGCGACCGGGTATTCCCGCCTGGCCCTTCGCCCGTCGACTATCTCATTCCAGGTGGTGGCCATTTCATGGTCCTCACGCACGCCAGAGAAATCAGCGTTATTTTGAATGGAATGCTTAAGTCAAAAGGTCACTTATTGTAA
- a CDS encoding GIY-YIG nuclease family protein, translating into MPYYVYITTNPARNVLYIGITNDLRNRIAQHYESRGTTQSFAGRYFCYNLLYFEEYTDSKAAISREKELKGWTRAKKDALIATQNPQWEFLEVG; encoded by the coding sequence ATGCCTTACTACGTCTATATCACCACCAACCCCGCCCGCAACGTCCTCTATATCGGCATCACTAACGACCTCCGCAACCGCATCGCACAGCACTATGAAAGTCGTGGCACTACACAATCCTTCGCCGGGCGCTATTTCTGCTATAACCTGCTCTACTTCGAAGAATATACAGATAGCAAAGCGGCCATCAGCCGCGAGAAAGAGCTAAAAGGCTGGACGCGGGCAAAGAAAGATGCCTTGATTGCGACGCAAAATCCGCAGTGGGAGTTTTTGGAGGTAGGGTAG
- the rpmA gene encoding 50S ribosomal protein L27: MAHKKGVGSSNNGRESHSKRLGVKIYGGQSIISGNIIVRQRGTKHHAGQNVGMGKDHTLFAMIDGTVQFRKGRGDRSFVSVVPAEVSAAEVTTAPEVTA, from the coding sequence ATGGCACACAAGAAAGGTGTCGGCTCGTCTAACAACGGCCGCGAATCGCATAGCAAGCGCCTTGGCGTAAAAATCTACGGTGGTCAGAGCATCATCTCGGGCAACATCATCGTGCGTCAGCGCGGTACCAAGCACCACGCTGGTCAGAACGTAGGGATGGGCAAAGACCACACCCTGTTCGCCATGATCGACGGCACGGTACAGTTCCGCAAAGGCCGCGGCGACCGTTCGTTTGTATCGGTTGTTCCCGCCGAAGTGTCTGCCGCTGAGGTAACGACTGCACCCGAAGTAACTGCTTAG